The Triticum aestivum cultivar Chinese Spring chromosome 6D, IWGSC CS RefSeq v2.1, whole genome shotgun sequence genomic sequence AGGACCTGCTTTTACCTCTCCAGTGTTGTTGACAATTCGGATTTTTAATCAAGGTGATTATGGAGTCCCGTTCTCGTAACTCTTCTTCCTAATCCATTTGCTAGGAAATATGGGGCATGTACGATGGATGGTGTGGCCGGTCAGGAATTTTATTAGTGAAAGTTGTGTGTGGAAGGAGAACCATAAATCTCAACCATCAATCTTTCTAGTCAATACAAAAACTAACGGATAGAAAAGGGTGACGTATGGAGAACCATGAAATCATCctccctttattattaggtaaagataaagatataaAATATCCTGTTTATTTATATTTGAGTATCCATAATAATTTTTTACCCTTATTTTTTCTTTCAATGAACAGGACAAATTCGTACAAGTATACTTGCACTTTTTTTTTGTTTCCATGCTCTTTTAGAACTAGTACCGTATAACAGGAATCTCCTATGAATCTTTGAATGACTGGCATTATACACACACACATTGCACACATCCCATTGCAAGTTTGCAGGAGCCAACAACCAGGATAGCAGCTGCAGCTACATGTGACCTCAAAAAAAATCAGCACTCAGATAGATCACTGTATAGAGTCGTAAAGGACTCAGACATAATGGTACTAAAATTTTATTTCTTTGGTTCGATGTTTTTTATAAAGAATGTTTTCTTTAACTCAAAATGTAGTATCAAGGGGATACAGAGCACAATAAACATATCAAGCCTCTACACGACTAGAATGCACACAACCAACAACAATGTACGTATACAAAAATAAATTGTCAGACACAATGAAGTCATATATACAACCTCTTCTAGATTTATGCCTGAATTGGTTTCCCAGCTATACCGGCAAGGATATAgctatagtatgtatatatgttgcTGGTCTTTTATGGACTATATGAAAGATAATAAACAAATATTGCTTCCAAGGTATTTTGCATGGATCGGAGACCTCACTATTGTGAGTTTTTTCTCTATGTGCTCAAAGTGTCTAGGAGGATTGCCCAAGTGATGTGTGAAGTCTTCATGAGGGGGCAtggctttggggggggggggggggggggctgttaaAGGGATCTATGCTTACCAGTGAAGTATGTTGGAGGCCCTTATAGCTATTGATTTTCATGATTGGCTCTCCCTTTATGTTTTCCTTTGAGTTGGAGTGGAGCAGGAATTAGGTATAAAGGCGGGTACTGTTCCCGGAGGATGGTGTTTCACAATCATTTATCCTCCCAGAGGTGAATCTCAGAGCCATCCTTGACTGTGAGGGATTCAAATCAGCAAAGGTGTCTGTTTGCCTCCACTAGACCGACCCTAAAGTATGAAGACCCAGGTTGTCAGTATGCCCAAGATACTTCTTTTGAGCCTAGATACGTGTTGCGGGGCACAGTATGTTAGATCCCTTTCTCAGTTAGAAGCGTATACATCTTTTTACAGACTAAGGCATCATCTTTTACCTAAAGATCATCCATGCCTAATCATCAGTGATCCTTTGGGTGGCAAACCATGTTCCATTTGAGATATCTGTATTTATTTCGTTTTTTGCTTCACCTAACGAGAAAAAAATCTGGACCTAAAGTAATCCAGCCTTTTCAGCACCTCCTTCGGCAGCTAGAAAAATTATAGCATGTAGAAAACCATATTTGTCAGTATTAGTTTATTCAAACAAGTTATCTGCCAACAATTAGCAACTTGCATTTCCAACTACCCTAGACGTTTCTCTTAACGATCCTGAACATATTTCCACGTCGCATTTGAGAGGCGTCGAAGGTGAATCAGAATTCTCAAGTATCTCATTGGGAATTGGCTTTGTGATGAGTGCGTTTTCGCATCACTTTTATCCATTGTTTTGCATCATAGTCATTGGATTGTCAGAATTTAATCTCGTTGGCTTGCCTTTTTATTGTCTGTTTTTTTTTCAGGATCCGAAAGCAGCAAGAGATTTTGAGCATTGCTTAGAAAACACCTTTTTGTAGGTGGAAATTGTGGTAATTAACATCATAATAACCAACCATATGAAGAGGAGATCATGTGGGGAAAAACCAGCGACGCGGAGATATCCAGAACAGAAGATGGTGCACAATATGAGCATCCTGCGCTAGTGCCGATGCTCGTACCATACGGCGCCGCCACTGCCCGGTCAACTACTTTATCCCCATGTGATCGGATCTCATAGACGACGAACAGGAAGGCCAGAACCATGAAACAAAATGCATGAGCCTGAATTATTCTCATGATGAATTGTGGCTGAAATGAATGCATGAGCCTGCATATCAGGCCAGAGCTATCCTGAATTTTGCCAGAATTGAATGCATGAGCATGCATGCACAGGCCGGCGTGGCGTGCGAACAACGAAAGTAGGTGAGGAGTTGCATTTTCAGCCTGGTGGTGCTCCTACTCCCTCTCCGCGAAACTTCTACCTTTTGTTCTAAGATTAAGTTTTATAATTTTGACAAATTTTATGGAAAAAAGTAGTagcatatatgacatcaaattgataaATTTTGAAAGTACATTTAAAAACaaatctagtgatactaatttagtgtcataaatgctGCTATTGTTTCGCATAAAGTttgtcaaaattttaaaactttgactaaAAACACAAGTTAGATGTatacttattcgcggacggagggagtatgctgCACAAGCAGAGATAGTTGGCATTATAGCGGTTGGATCAGCCGAAAACGTGCTGCACCCTCTCACAGCTAATAATGTCCTTATGGTCTTCTATTCATAATCTAAGTACCCCCTCCGTCCAGATTTACTCGTCGGGGAAATGATGTATCTAAACCTATTTTTatttctagatacattcatttgttTTTATTTCTACGATAAGTAATTCAAGACGGAGGAAGTAGAAACGAAGCAGCCAAGACAAAAATCACATGCGCTTAATCTCGGACGTAACGGACTGGTAAATTTTCCGTTGAGGAAGGTCGCCCACGGCATGTTGAACCCCCGCGTCGTCTCCTCGGTGGCATGGTCATTCATTGGCTGCGATGGGATCTAATCATCTAAGAGGCCATCTGTTAGACAGCTATGTACCATAGCCTTACCTGACGATTGAAGCTTTCTGAGGGGGCCAGAGCCATTGCTGAGCCAGTGTGAGGTATGGAATCGACGTGTTATTACATTTTAAAAAAAACCTGGGACGTAATAATCTACTCATGTGATGGTAACGGAGCGGTAGATGTGTTGCAGGACCCCTCTGAAGCGGTCGACGTCGAGGGTGACGTTCTGCCCGTTGAGGAAGGTCTCCCACAACATGTTGAATCCCTGTTTGTGTAGGGAGACCGGATCGGTGAAGACGGTGTGGTTCCTCTGGTACACgtacttgagcgtggtctcctcgGCGGTGGTCTCGTACTCGACGTAGCGAAGCCCCATGGGAGCCACCGGCTCGCCGTAGGAGGTCCAGGCCGGCCACTTCATCTCGCCCCAAGGGACGATCTGCACCACCGTGCCGTTGCGCGGGAGGAACACCATGTTGCTGAGCCCCGCACCGTGCACGCCCACCAACACGTCGCACGAGTTCACCGTCTGCGCGAACTTGGCCAGGTCGCGCACCACCTCCGGCCCCGCAGCCACCACCTCAAAGCCAACCTCGGTGGCAGCTGCCAGAACTTGCGCCTCGTTCGTCAGCGCCCTCGAGTTCCTTCGCAGCACCATGACGAGACGAGGTCTGACACGGTTCTTGGGGGTCACCCACTCACGCTTCAGAGAGTAAGCCGACCGGAGCAGGCCCCGGAAGCCCAGCATCGTGTAGCCCTTGCCGGAGAGAGCCGAGTCAATCCCTAGCTCCTTATGGCTCTCCGTCCCGACATGCACCGACGGGAAGCAGCGCACCTCGTTGTCGGCGTCGAAGTCGATGATGGGGTAGATGGAGAGCATGGAGAGGGCGTGGCGGTACTTGGCGATCCATTTGCGGTCGTAGTTAGTGGCCACGAGCCGGACGCGGCCATCGTACTCCCGCGCCGTGTTGTAGAGAGGCATGATGATGTCGGTAATGGCGTGGAAGATGTTGACGCCGTAGCCACCGGTGGAGAAGACCACCGCTGGGACGTCGTAGGTCACCGTGCACCGTGGCGCACCCGGTCCCGGTGGGGCTCTCCAACGGATGGTCACCTCACGGACCAGCTGCATCGTCGGTGTCTCCCATTTGCGCGGGTACGGCCGGATCGTGATCGTCCCATTGTCTGGCCGGTTGTCGTCGGAGGCTGAGACCACGTAGACGGTGGCGGCTTTGCCGTGCAGACGGACGTCACCTTGCATGGCACACATGTTCGTGCGATAACTGCTGAAGTTGCAACTTAACTTGCTCCTTGCTGCGGCTACATCAGCATCTGCATGCACACAATAGTTATAACCTACTAATTGGTTAAAAACTTCTCTTTACATTTTTCTGTAACTCTTGGAGGAAATTAAATTTGCCACTGAATTCTACCATTACGGGATATCCTCCTTTTGGATGAAAAAACCATGTTGGTTTGCTACAAAATTCTAGTATCGCCAGCAATTTAAATGTACCCTTTGCCAGTTAGCTGAGTGGCCTAAACAAATTATGAATTCAAATAATGGTTCAATATATATTCAGTATACTACTTTTGTATCTACCTGATTTTACCAAAGAGCCATCCATTCCCACGTTCGTGGCCAGGAACCCCTTCCCATTTTTGAGAGCTGCAATAGATAACAATTAATGATCATCAATACCAGCTTTCCCAAAGCCTGGATCTATTTCATAAATCATACTGTAAGGGTTTACCACTGAATGGTAGCACTCCCTCAACTCCAAATTAATTGAAGTTCAAGCTTTGTGCTAACTAAAATTCCCTATTGTTTGGCCAAGTCTGCAGATAAATGTGCTAATATCTACACCATCAAATAAATATAGTACACAAACATATTTTATGATGAAAATTAATTTTGGCATTGTAAATGTTGTATACTAGTAGTATACATTTTCATATGCTATACACGGTGGTGGAGCTTGACCGAGATTGTTGAGGAGCAAAGCAGTATTGAGGGGGCCAAAAAGACCACTTAATTGTGCTTAAACTTGAGTAATCTTTAAAATTTAAGCCTAAGTAACAATTTAACCTATTCTAGAGGAATTTTCTAGGGTATTGGGGCATGACTCAGTTTGTTAGACTGCCCATAGTCGGAGTAATTTCAGTAGTAACGTAGGGTCCAACCCAGTAAATTTACTTATGTGACAATAATTTAATGAGAAGAGAGATGCTATATGTAACAAACACAAGATAAGTTTACAACCTATTAAATGAAGtgtactacacatatgttactccccactatagaggtagtaacatattTATGTTATTAGTCCAAGTTACTCGCGCTATGCCTAGTCTTACTAGGGAAGCTCCGCAGCTGACTATATATATTAaggttgtactaaatcagcgacgatTACTATGGATTAGAGGGAGTAGCACATAGTAAATCCAGAAGTTGGAATCATTTGGACAGAAACACATGCGTGCACTGCACATTAGTCAGATCTGTTGTGCGGAGAAGAGAAAGGTAATTAATTAGTTACCTCTGTTTGCATCGACGACCTTGTCGGACGTCTCGTCGCCCGACGCCGGAGAAGGGGGTGCTTCGACGACCGGATCTGAATTCATCGACCACAGGGCAAATGCTATTGTTGTTAGTGCCAAACGACGATTTAATTAGAGACATGGCTGAGGTTAAACAAGTAAGTTTTGTGGCATACCATGTGCAGCTTTTGACTTGGCTACTAGTTGTTGCCGCGGCTGCCATATTGCACCCTCTACACCAGCTTCGCCAATGCTGGTCTCTGCAACTGCAAAACAATGGAACGCAAGTCATGTCCACCTCTAGTTTTACACGCATTGTGATCGCAAATATATGGTATGGGAGTGCCGATTTATCAGTTAATTGAAAAAACAATTGCGTCAGTCGATTTGTTAGGTGGTTGGATCACCATCCAACGGCCAGTACCGCGGCATACTTTTCATCTTGAACCTCTGTTTCTTCTCCCTCCCGAGCAACTGCCTGCCTGCTCCGTCCCATCCGTCTGCCTCCACCCCCCGGAGCCCCATCCTCCCCTCCACCGCCCCCTCCATGCATCGACGTAGTACATGTTGTCGCCACGACCATCCCTCTAAGCCCTGCCAATATGCAGCAACACCGACGACCCCTGCACCCCCCGGACTAGCACCCGTCAACATGGTTCCTTAGCTTAGCCTAGAAAGTCGTAGCTTGCACCGTCGTCCCCGTCTCTAGCGGGGTCCTAACTCGGCCTCGCCGGGGACGATGCTTGTCACTGCGCTTCTCACGTTTCACACACCTTCGGTCTCGTTTGAATTCGATTGACTGACGCCAGCAAAAAATTCAGGCACATGACATATAGCAAAACCGCAAATATATACAAAGTCGGGGTCGCAACAGATGAACTAGCAATATGCGCTCAAGAATACTACTACATCAAAACCAATTGATTTCTCTAAAAGGTACGCTCAAGGTAACACTAAATGTTGATCCGGGCGGG encodes the following:
- the LOC123142286 gene encoding alpha-1,3-arabinosyltransferase XAT3 encodes the protein MKRGGRNESGKQLVSGGGAAAVCLLLLPLVVLAVLKSDFMPQQVIHIAETSIGEAGVEGAIWQPRQQLVAKSKAAHDPVVEAPPSPASGDETSDKVVDANRALKNGKGFLATNVGMDGSLVKSDADVAAARSKLSCNFSSYRTNMCAMQGDVRLHGKAATVYVVSASDDNRPDNGTITIRPYPRKWETPTMQLVREVTIRWRAPPGPGAPRCTVTYDVPAVVFSTGGYGVNIFHAITDIIMPLYNTAREYDGRVRLVATNYDRKWIAKYRHALSMLSIYPIIDFDADNEVRCFPSVHVGTESHKELGIDSALSGKGYTMLGFRGLLRSAYSLKREWVTPKNRVRPRLVMVLRRNSRALTNEAQVLAAATEVGFEVVAAGPEVVRDLAKFAQTVNSCDVLVGVHGAGLSNMVFLPRNGTVVQIVPWGEMKWPAWTSYGEPVAPMGLRYVEYETTAEETTLKYVYQRNHTVFTDPVSLHKQGFNMLWETFLNGQNVTLDVDRFRGVLQHIYRSVTIT